A genome region from Nocardia sp. NBC_01730 includes the following:
- a CDS encoding cupin domain-containing protein, whose amino-acid sequence MNDVVKTVRVIAAAERAETIGPHGQHLVPCVTKETCGAEGISAAMVNMAPGKVAKAHFHAHSETIVVCLRGRAATLIGPELTPHVHGPGEFLYVPEGVVHVAVNLSDTEDLVAVDIRTDPLFSDDLVLVPEYDAAAADIAVRLRRELAVK is encoded by the coding sequence GTGAACGACGTTGTGAAGACGGTGCGAGTAATTGCCGCGGCCGAGCGCGCAGAGACCATCGGCCCGCACGGACAGCACCTGGTGCCGTGCGTAACGAAGGAAACCTGTGGGGCCGAGGGTATTTCGGCGGCAATGGTGAATATGGCGCCGGGTAAAGTAGCGAAAGCTCACTTCCACGCGCACAGCGAGACCATAGTGGTGTGCCTGCGCGGACGGGCCGCGACGCTGATCGGGCCGGAATTGACGCCGCACGTGCATGGGCCTGGCGAGTTCCTCTACGTCCCCGAGGGCGTAGTGCATGTAGCCGTGAATCTCAGTGACACCGAGGATTTGGTGGCAGTGGACATCCGCACCGATCCGCTGTTCAGCGACGATCTGGTGTTGGTGCCCGAATATGATGCTGCGGCTGCGGATATCGCCGTGCGTTTGCGGCGTGAGCTCGCCGTGAAATGA
- a CDS encoding glycosyltransferase family 39 protein, translating to MASITSFPEGVEAAARPVGAHCAPVTGRSWADRVFFGPVTQPRWARPALSALLAATAVLYLWNLTVSGWGNEYYAAAAQAGTQSWKALLFGSHDAGNSITVDKPPASLWMMGLSGRLLGFGSWSLLLPQALMGVESVALLTAAVRRWSGPGAGLLAGAALAATPVAVLMFRFDNPDALLTLVLVAAAYCTVRAIDARDARWRSASTGWLALAGVAVGFGFLTKMMQAFLVLPALGLVFLVAATGGFWSRVGKLVTACAAMVVTGGWYVLLVELWPADSRPYIGGSTDNSLWELALGYNGMGRLLGGSGNPSGNSGGPGGEGGGGMGGAFGGDTGLTRLFSGTMATEASWLLPAALIGLLAGLWLSRRAPRTDPLRAGMILWGGWLLGTGLVFSYMSGIIHPYYTVALAPGIAGVAGISVAQLWRRRGHVAARITLAVLSAVTGVWAFVLLDRTPDWLPWLRWTVLVAALAVAVALVLGAHRSRKVAVALAAAGLIAGFAGSTAYAIETAAHSHSGGVPSSGPAQANAMGGPRPDGRDDAGSDGATATGDGANGTGTSGGATADNGRTTGSGSPTGDGVSPSGEAPTSEEAIPADGAPTNGEGPANGAPAGDGGFGGPGGGSANNAELNALLANTDNRWSAASIGSFTASSLELRTGTSVIAIGGFSGGDNSPTLAQFQQYVADGEVHYFIAPGQRGSRPGTDGTKSAADQITEWVEAHYTATTVGGVTVYDLTVPTGG from the coding sequence ATGGCGTCGATAACGAGCTTCCCGGAGGGCGTGGAGGCCGCCGCGAGACCCGTCGGCGCCCACTGCGCCCCCGTGACCGGACGATCGTGGGCGGATCGAGTGTTCTTCGGTCCGGTCACGCAACCACGCTGGGCGCGGCCCGCGCTGTCCGCGCTGCTCGCCGCCACGGCGGTGTTGTATCTGTGGAATCTGACCGTGTCCGGTTGGGGCAACGAGTATTACGCCGCGGCGGCGCAGGCGGGCACCCAGAGCTGGAAGGCGCTGCTGTTCGGCTCGCACGACGCGGGGAACTCGATCACGGTGGACAAACCGCCCGCGTCGCTGTGGATGATGGGCTTGTCGGGGCGGCTGCTCGGGTTCGGCTCGTGGTCGCTGCTGCTGCCGCAGGCGCTGATGGGCGTGGAGTCGGTCGCGCTGCTGACGGCGGCGGTGCGCCGATGGAGTGGCCCAGGCGCGGGATTACTGGCCGGCGCGGCGTTGGCCGCGACCCCGGTGGCGGTGTTGATGTTCCGCTTCGACAACCCGGACGCGCTGCTGACGCTGGTATTGGTCGCGGCGGCCTACTGCACGGTGCGGGCCATCGACGCGCGCGACGCGCGCTGGCGTTCCGCGAGCACGGGCTGGCTGGCGCTGGCCGGTGTCGCTGTCGGGTTCGGGTTCCTGACCAAGATGATGCAGGCGTTCCTCGTCCTGCCCGCGCTGGGGCTGGTGTTCCTGGTCGCCGCGACAGGTGGATTCTGGTCTCGGGTCGGCAAATTGGTGACCGCGTGCGCTGCCATGGTTGTCACAGGCGGCTGGTATGTGCTGTTGGTCGAGCTGTGGCCCGCGGATTCCCGTCCCTACATCGGCGGGTCTACCGACAACAGCCTGTGGGAACTGGCACTCGGCTACAACGGGATGGGCCGACTGCTAGGAGGCAGCGGCAATCCGAGCGGAAACTCCGGCGGCCCCGGCGGCGAGGGCGGCGGGGGCATGGGTGGCGCATTCGGCGGCGACACCGGACTCACCCGACTGTTCAGCGGCACCATGGCCACCGAGGCGTCCTGGCTGCTTCCGGCCGCGCTGATCGGGCTGCTCGCCGGACTGTGGCTCAGCCGCCGTGCCCCGCGCACCGATCCGCTGCGAGCAGGCATGATCCTGTGGGGCGGCTGGCTGCTTGGCACCGGCCTGGTGTTCAGCTACATGAGCGGAATCATCCACCCGTACTACACCGTGGCGCTGGCCCCCGGCATCGCCGGTGTCGCAGGCATCTCCGTCGCACAGCTGTGGCGGCGGCGCGGGCACGTGGCGGCCAGGATCACCCTCGCCGTGTTGTCCGCGGTGACCGGGGTCTGGGCGTTCGTGCTGCTGGACCGCACACCGGACTGGCTACCCTGGCTGCGCTGGACGGTCCTCGTCGCCGCGCTGGCCGTGGCGGTGGCCCTGGTGCTCGGCGCGCATCGCTCCCGCAAAGTCGCGGTCGCTCTTGCCGCAGCGGGGCTGATCGCCGGGTTCGCCGGGTCGACGGCATACGCGATCGAGACGGCCGCGCACTCGCACAGCGGCGGCGTGCCCTCCTCTGGACCGGCGCAGGCGAACGCGATGGGCGGACCACGTCCGGATGGGCGGGACGACGCGGGGTCGGACGGCGCAACGGCCACCGGCGACGGCGCGAACGGGACAGGGACGTCAGGTGGGGCGACTGCCGACAACGGAAGGACCACCGGCAGCGGCTCACCGACCGGAGACGGCGTTTCCCCCAGCGGCGAGGCTCCCACCAGCGAGGAGGCTATCCCCGCCGACGGAGCTCCCACCAATGGCGAAGGTCCCGCCAACGGGGCACCGGCTGGCGACGGCGGGTTCGGCGGCCCCGGCGGCGGCAGCGCGAACAACGCGGAACTGAACGCTCTCCTGGCGAACACCGACAACCGATGGTCGGCGGCGAGCATCGGCTCCTTTACCGCGTCGAGCCTCGAGCTGCGCACAGGCACGTCGGTGATCGCGATCGGCGGGTTCAGCGGTGGCGACAACTCGCCGACACTGGCACAGTTCCAGCAATACGTCGCCGACGGCGAGGTGCACTACTTCATCGCACCGGGACAGCGCGGCTCGCGGCCAGGCACCGATGGCACGAAGTCGGCGGCCGACC